One window of Catonella massiliensis genomic DNA carries:
- a CDS encoding S8 family peptidase, with protein sequence MRLKKAVITAVLGIGLSTMSFAGLDKGLAYAGTTEVVYKAFDDKVSFSDKYFIYQWGMENRGDFKYNEQIGGKLVKQPVTSVKAVSGIDISLPEARAKYSGGRRETIVAIIDTGVDYRHEDLQNVLWVNKGEIPGNGIDDDGNGYVDDVNGWNFYDDNNIIYNGKDDAHGTHIAGTIVANNNTKGVAGIAGSSTVKIMVLKALGGDDESGSTSGIIDAIKYAESMGATICNFSFGTDKPDRYLEEAIKDSDMLFVVAAGNGDENTGIGYNIDTRPIYPASYRYKNIITVANLQADGNLHISSNYSNNHVDLAAPGARILSTIDTASFNAGYASGKMSSPYAYMTGTSMAAPYVVGTAALLYSDFPGITLSQVRQSILSGVKVLPELEGKVSTGGMLNADGAYAYALSNYQSFVTENKRVEEKKAEEAREIEEAKKAEEARKLEEAKKTEELRKSEEAKKNDEARKAEELKKALKKTSKGKAPVIFLSLTKDGKVLVKISDKDKDVSLVRYARGKKGDSYFTKSKKGTKLRLNKKNEKALKLKKGVYTFYAIDKKGNRTIHTVVIR encoded by the coding sequence ATGAGACTTAAAAAGGCAGTAATAACCGCAGTATTAGGCATAGGGCTCTCTACAATGAGCTTTGCAGGATTAGATAAGGGGCTTGCCTATGCGGGTACTACAGAAGTAGTATACAAGGCATTTGACGACAAGGTGAGTTTTAGTGACAAATACTTCATTTACCAGTGGGGAATGGAGAATAGAGGAGATTTTAAATACAACGAGCAGATTGGAGGCAAGCTTGTCAAGCAGCCTGTTACAAGCGTTAAGGCTGTAAGCGGTATAGACATAAGCCTTCCTGAGGCTCGTGCAAAGTACAGCGGTGGAAGGCGTGAAACCATAGTTGCTATCATTGATACGGGAGTAGATTACCGCCACGAAGACCTGCAAAATGTACTCTGGGTAAATAAAGGAGAGATACCGGGCAATGGCATAGATGATGATGGTAACGGCTATGTGGACGATGTAAACGGCTGGAATTTTTATGATGATAACAATATCATCTACAATGGCAAGGATGATGCACACGGAACACATATAGCAGGAACCATAGTTGCCAATAACAACACTAAGGGAGTAGCAGGAATAGCTGGTAGTAGTACGGTGAAAATCATGGTACTTAAGGCGCTTGGTGGCGATGACGAGTCAGGCTCTACCTCGGGTATAATTGATGCCATAAAGTATGCAGAGAGCATGGGAGCTACGATATGTAACTTCAGCTTTGGTACTGATAAGCCTGATAGATACCTTGAGGAAGCCATAAAAGACTCTGATATGCTCTTTGTGGTAGCAGCAGGTAACGGCGATGAAAATACAGGCATAGGCTATAACATAGACACGAGACCTATATATCCTGCATCCTACAGGTATAAGAACATAATAACAGTTGCCAACCTTCAGGCAGATGGTAATCTTCACATTAGCTCAAATTACAGCAACAACCATGTAGACCTTGCGGCACCGGGAGCAAGGATACTTAGTACAATAGATACAGCAAGCTTTAATGCTGGCTATGCATCCGGGAAGATGTCCTCACCTTATGCATATATGACAGGTACGTCAATGGCTGCCCCTTATGTAGTGGGAACTGCGGCGCTTCTTTACTCTGATTTTCCGGGTATTACCCTAAGTCAGGTAAGACAGTCAATACTAAGTGGAGTTAAGGTACTTCCTGAGCTTGAGGGAAAGGTATCTACAGGAGGCATGTTAAATGCAGACGGGGCCTACGCCTATGCACTGAGCAATTACCAGTCTTTTGTAACTGAGAATAAAAGGGTAGAAGAGAAGAAGGCGGAAGAAGCAAGAGAGATTGAAGAGGCTAAGAAGGCTGAGGAGGCAAGAAAGCTTGAAGAAGCTAAGAAGACTGAAGAACTAAGGAAGTCTGAGGAAGCTAAGAAGAACGATGAAGCAAGGAAAGCAGAGGAGCTTAAGAAGGCTTTAAAGAAGACTTCAAAGGGTAAGGCTCCCGTTATCTTCCTTTCTCTTACAAAAGATGGCAAGGTTCTTGTCAAGATAAGTGATAAGGATAAGGATGTATCTCTGGTCAGATACGCTAGGGGCAAAAAAGGAGATTCATACTTTACCAAGAGTAAGAAGGGAACCAAGCTAAGGCTTAATAAAAAGAATGAGAAAGCACTGAAACTAAAAAAGGGCGTATATAC
- a CDS encoding putative polysaccharide biosynthesis protein, which translates to MNSQNKRQTDNFLIQGSILAATSILVRIIGLVYRVPMARILGNEGIGYYGYAFEIYNFCFIISSYGMPMAVSKLVSERTAKKEYTNSLKLLLGALIVALTSGGILSAGVYFGAGFISTHMFANPAIQIPLRALAPTVLVSAVLGVVRGFFQGKGTMVPTAISQLFEQVVNGIISVWAAFAFAKAHSASMNIAAYGAAGGVTGTFAGAFAGLMFISFLLFVNMPILKRQRKRDQGEPEAMPYLIKVILATSVPVMLSQILVRSNGLISMTLFNNILNHKGVAKETYTALYGIYEGKFLLLCNIVMGITSAITTASIPSLVRGNVLSTKKEVGKKVRMALKFNLIIAIPATIGLAILGGPIIRLLFGDTDPVIGKVMTVGAATIALYTVSILFCTIIQSIYSMMIPVVINLIAMLVVIVFTYILLMYTSLNIFALVLGGMLMPAIVIVLCTLVIRLQLRIRIELFRTFVIPTVASGIMGVVVYFIYNLVLKFTGRYYLGLLLSLPLGMFTFFVFEILLKGVSKKELHNFPKGHSIIRLAQKLHLMR; encoded by the coding sequence ATGAATTCACAAAATAAAAGACAAACTGATAATTTCCTCATTCAGGGAAGCATACTGGCCGCAACCTCTATACTTGTCCGCATCATTGGCCTGGTATACAGGGTTCCGATGGCAAGGATACTTGGAAATGAAGGAATAGGTTATTACGGCTATGCCTTTGAAATATATAACTTTTGCTTCATCATTTCCTCATACGGCATGCCTATGGCTGTGTCAAAGCTGGTATCCGAAAGAACGGCTAAGAAAGAATACACCAACTCGCTTAAACTTCTTCTTGGTGCTTTGATAGTTGCCCTAACCTCAGGCGGTATTTTGTCAGCCGGAGTTTACTTTGGGGCAGGCTTTATATCTACCCATATGTTTGCCAATCCGGCTATCCAGATACCTCTGAGGGCACTGGCTCCAACAGTATTGGTTTCTGCGGTTTTAGGTGTAGTGAGAGGATTTTTCCAAGGCAAGGGGACCATGGTTCCTACTGCAATATCGCAGCTTTTTGAACAGGTGGTAAATGGCATTATAAGTGTATGGGCAGCCTTTGCATTTGCAAAAGCCCACTCTGCCTCTATGAATATAGCAGCGTATGGGGCAGCGGGAGGTGTGACCGGTACCTTTGCAGGTGCATTTGCAGGCCTTATGTTCATCTCTTTCCTGCTCTTTGTCAATATGCCTATACTTAAAAGGCAGAGAAAAAGAGACCAAGGTGAGCCGGAGGCCATGCCTTATCTAATAAAGGTAATACTTGCAACCTCAGTGCCTGTGATGCTTAGCCAGATACTTGTAAGAAGCAACGGCCTTATTTCAATGACCTTGTTTAATAACATCCTCAATCACAAGGGGGTTGCAAAGGAGACCTATACTGCGCTTTACGGCATATATGAGGGTAAATTCCTTCTTCTTTGCAACATAGTAATGGGTATCACCAGTGCCATTACAACTGCTTCCATCCCTTCTTTGGTTAGGGGTAATGTGCTTAGCACCAAAAAGGAAGTAGGCAAAAAGGTAAGAATGGCACTTAAGTTCAACCTAATCATCGCAATTCCTGCAACCATCGGTCTTGCCATACTTGGAGGTCCTATTATAAGGTTACTTTTTGGAGATACAGATCCTGTCATAGGGAAGGTCATGACAGTCGGAGCCGCAACAATTGCTCTTTATACTGTATCCATCCTATTCTGTACTATAATTCAGAGTATATACAGTATGATGATACCTGTAGTTATCAACCTAATTGCAATGCTTGTTGTCATCGTATTTACATACATCCTGCTTATGTACACGAGTCTAAATATATTTGCACTTGTTCTTGGCGGTATGCTTATGCCTGCGATAGTTATAGTTCTTTGTACGCTTGTTATAAGATTGCAGCTTAGAATAAGGATTGAGTTATTTAGAACCTTTGTCATCCCTACTGTTGCCTCAGGAATAATGGGAGTAGTTGTATACTTTATCTATAACCTGGTGCTTAAGTTTACAGGAAGGTACTACCTGGGACTCCTCTTATCCCTGCCTCTTGGCATGTTTACTTTCTTTGTATTTGAAATACTATTAAAGGGAGTAAGCAAGAAAGAACTGCATAATTTCCCTAAGGGACATTCAATCATAAGACTGGCCCAGAAGTTACACTTGATGAGATAA
- a CDS encoding HAD family hydrolase: MYKAVLFDMDGLIIDTEKHYQKAWIQAARELGFNMTEKEQLYLRSCNKEYAEPIMQDFFGPTFDYDKVRDRRKEIMEEELNKHGIKKKPYVDEILAYLKENGIKRALVTATPEDRARKYLKEVGLLERFDKIICADMVKKGKPDPDIYLYACSQIEEKRKDCLALEDSPNGVRSAHGAEVDVIMVPDLSEPDEELSKIIVMRAETLNDVITFLQGLKK; the protein is encoded by the coding sequence ATGTATAAAGCGGTTTTATTTGATATGGACGGGCTTATTATAGACACTGAAAAGCATTATCAGAAGGCTTGGATACAGGCAGCAAGAGAACTGGGCTTTAACATGACAGAGAAGGAACAGCTTTATCTTAGAAGCTGCAACAAAGAATACGCTGAGCCTATCATGCAGGACTTTTTTGGTCCAACCTTTGACTATGACAAGGTAAGGGACAGACGCAAAGAAATCATGGAAGAGGAGCTTAATAAGCATGGAATTAAGAAGAAGCCTTATGTAGATGAAATACTGGCGTATCTTAAAGAAAATGGCATAAAGAGGGCTTTGGTAACCGCAACTCCAGAGGACAGAGCAAGAAAATACCTAAAAGAAGTAGGGCTTTTAGAACGCTTTGACAAGATTATCTGTGCTGACATGGTAAAGAAAGGAAAGCCTGATCCTGATATCTACCTCTATGCCTGCTCTCAGATAGAAGAGAAGCGTAAGGACTGTCTCGCGCTAGAGGACTCTCCAAACGGAGTCCGCTCTGCACACGGTGCGGAAGTGGATGTGATTATGGTTCCGGACCTCTCAGAGCCTGATGAAGAGCTGAGTAAAATCATTGTAATGAGGGCAGAAACTCTAAATGACGTAATCACATTTTTACAGGGGTTAAAGAAATAA
- the efp gene encoding elongation factor P codes for MISAGDFRNGLTVEIDNSVFQIIEFQHVKPGKGAAFVRTKLRDIKNGGVKETTFRPTEKFPQARIDRKNMQYMYADGDMYNFMDNETYEQFALTSEQVGDALKFVKENETVSMLSHNGVVFSIEPPMFVELEITDTEPGFKGDTATGATKPAVVETGATVYVPLFVNQGDKIQIDTRTGEYLKRV; via the coding sequence ATGATTTCAGCAGGCGATTTCAGGAATGGCCTTACAGTCGAGATTGACAACAGTGTTTTCCAGATTATTGAGTTTCAGCATGTTAAACCGGGAAAAGGTGCAGCTTTTGTTCGTACCAAACTTAGAGACATAAAGAATGGTGGTGTTAAAGAGACTACATTCCGCCCTACTGAGAAATTCCCTCAGGCAAGAATAGACAGAAAGAACATGCAGTATATGTACGCTGACGGAGATATGTACAACTTCATGGACAATGAAACCTATGAGCAGTTTGCGCTTACCTCTGAGCAGGTTGGTGACGCACTTAAGTTTGTTAAGGAGAATGAGACAGTATCAATGCTCTCACACAACGGTGTGGTATTCTCAATTGAGCCACCTATGTTTGTAGAGCTTGAGATTACTGATACTGAACCGGGCTTTAAGGGTGATACAGCTACAGGTGCTACAAAGCCTGCAGTGGTTGAGACCGGAGCTACAGTCTATGTACCTCTTTTTGTAAATCAGGGTGACAAGATCCAGATTGATACAAGAACAGGCGAATATCTTAAGAGAGTATAA
- a CDS encoding leucine-rich repeat domain-containing protein, whose translation MKIISMKCPQCQGNLDIKEDQMGKFTTCPYCGTKFLLEEEKPNINQTFNIKELHIGDTGRSSDYNRKTAPSAAAPLAVIFCIIGAVFIIFVPQILRSTSSYDVYSDNGSTAESEETAASPFVTYRTKPESKAVIDFVEAAFKKPLSDIKKADYESIKYLKVDREAVPITSEKNDSTPWIFTYAKNTANYGAPDKPVKLKIAGTKNITEEDFQVFTELESLDFSNEGDIVPAGESYNTTDFKNLKKLHYYTGTSSEYLTHMPALNVSNIYGLGTTSLYDIEKSISALKTYKNLKMLNFTSLKKGDAIKDLSFLSSFPNVEILSLDFAEKDTWDLAGITSLTKLKSLSINGYDTTFEHFNVFSGIPQIESLAFKNVKDLKTLDFVKNMPYLKSISIDSCPVIKLNGLKNCISLTSLTLDSCGDLTDVSALATLKSLKKLSISGIWNYNITFPNLSKLTALSDVDIRARDLSIIAGMSSIKRLEIEEIGNESYSFKPVAGMNNLEELTLYDYDWLIKPDMAQYLAKLPKLKTINFGYGSIAHYGDYTDVFSLPQVTKIVSFSPKSDGSGINYIILSVKSLRDNKVLKELDLSGTEIYNNDVDKGGTDKFGVYANKFLSHFPNLKKLNLANTYIENLDFVDKMPLLEELNISGNYVTDVSKLLKLKKLKKLTCDTDMIKNLDLLPKSVKVNQ comes from the coding sequence ATGAAAATCATCAGCATGAAATGTCCTCAGTGTCAGGGAAATCTCGATATCAAGGAAGATCAGATGGGGAAATTCACTACCTGTCCTTATTGTGGCACCAAGTTCTTACTTGAAGAGGAGAAACCTAATATCAACCAGACTTTCAATATCAAAGAGCTTCATATAGGTGACACCGGAAGGAGTTCTGATTATAACAGGAAAACAGCTCCAAGTGCCGCTGCGCCTCTAGCAGTCATTTTCTGTATAATTGGCGCAGTTTTCATCATCTTTGTTCCACAGATTCTAAGAAGTACATCAAGCTATGATGTATATAGTGATAATGGCTCGACAGCAGAGTCGGAAGAAACAGCTGCTTCGCCTTTTGTCACATATAGGACAAAGCCTGAAAGCAAGGCAGTGATAGACTTTGTCGAAGCCGCATTTAAAAAGCCTCTTTCCGATATTAAAAAGGCTGATTATGAATCCATTAAATACCTAAAGGTAGATAGAGAGGCTGTTCCGATTACTTCTGAGAAAAATGACAGCACTCCTTGGATATTTACATATGCAAAGAACACAGCTAACTACGGTGCTCCGGATAAGCCTGTTAAGCTAAAAATTGCAGGCACTAAAAACATAACAGAAGAAGATTTTCAGGTATTTACAGAGCTTGAGTCTTTGGATTTTAGCAATGAGGGCGATATAGTGCCTGCAGGTGAGAGCTATAATACTACGGACTTTAAAAACCTTAAAAAGCTTCACTATTATACAGGTACTTCTTCCGAATACTTAACACATATGCCTGCCTTAAACGTAAGCAACATCTATGGTCTCGGCACGACGAGCTTGTACGACATAGAAAAGAGTATATCCGCATTAAAGACTTATAAGAACCTTAAAATGCTTAACTTTACGAGTCTTAAAAAGGGAGATGCTATAAAGGATTTGTCCTTCCTTTCTTCATTTCCTAATGTTGAGATACTTTCTCTTGACTTTGCAGAAAAAGACACCTGGGATTTGGCGGGTATTACCTCACTTACAAAGCTTAAGTCCCTTTCAATTAACGGTTATGATACAACCTTTGAACATTTCAATGTATTTAGCGGTATACCACAGATTGAAAGCCTGGCTTTTAAGAATGTAAAAGACTTAAAGACTCTTGATTTTGTTAAAAATATGCCATACTTAAAGAGTATTAGTATAGACAGTTGCCCTGTTATTAAGCTTAATGGCTTAAAAAACTGTATATCACTTACTTCGCTTACGCTTGATAGCTGTGGAGATTTGACTGACGTAAGCGCTCTTGCTACATTAAAGAGTCTTAAGAAGCTAAGTATATCCGGTATATGGAATTATAATATAACTTTTCCTAATCTTAGCAAGCTCACCGCTCTTAGCGATGTGGATATAAGAGCCAGGGATCTAAGTATAATAGCGGGTATGTCATCAATAAAGAGGCTTGAGATAGAAGAAATAGGTAACGAATCTTACTCTTTTAAACCTGTTGCAGGTATGAATAACCTCGAAGAGCTTACTCTCTATGACTACGACTGGTTAATTAAGCCGGATATGGCACAGTATCTGGCAAAGCTTCCTAAGCTTAAAACAATAAACTTTGGATACGGAAGCATTGCCCACTATGGAGATTATACAGATGTATTCTCACTGCCTCAGGTAACAAAAATAGTTAGCTTCTCTCCGAAATCAGATGGTTCAGGCATTAACTACATTATACTCTCTGTAAAGAGCTTAAGGGATAATAAAGTCCTTAAGGAGCTTGATCTATCAGGAACTGAGATTTATAACAATGATGTAGACAAGGGAGGCACTGATAAGTTTGGTGTATATGCCAATAAGTTTCTCTCTCATTTCCCTAATCTTAAGAAGCTTAACCTGGCAAATACCTATATAGAAAATCTTGACTTTGTAGATAAGATGCCTTTACTTGAGGAACTTAACATTTCCGGAAATTATGTGACTGATGTATCTAAGCTATTAAAGCTTAAGAAACTTAAGAAACTGACCTGCGATACGGATATGATTAAGAATCTTGATTTGCTGCCTAAGAGTGTGAAGGTAAACCAGTAG
- the groL gene encoding chaperonin GroEL (60 kDa chaperone family; promotes refolding of misfolded polypeptides especially under stressful conditions; forms two stacked rings of heptamers to form a barrel-shaped 14mer; ends can be capped by GroES; misfolded proteins enter the barrel where they are refolded when GroES binds) — MAKEIKFGTEARKALEAGVNQLADTVSVTLGPKGRNVVLDKSYGAPLITNDGVTIAKEIELPDEFENMGAQLVKEAATKTNDVAGDGTTTATVLAQAMINEGMKNLAAGANPIILRKGMKKATECAVKAISKMSSPVKGKDHVQRIAAISAGDDEVGTLVADAMEKVSKDGVITVEESKTMKTELDLVEGMQFDRGYVSAYMCTDMDKMEAVLDNPYILITDKKLSNIQDILPLLEQIVQQGARLLIIAEDVEGEALTTLVINKLRGTFNVVAVKAPGYGDRRKEMLQDIAVLTGGQVISSEVGLELKDATLEQLGRAKSVKVQKENTIIVDGEGDSEAIKSRVAQIRSQIEETTSDFDREKLQERLAKLAGGVAVIRVGAATEAEMKENKLRMEDALAATKAAIEEGIIAGGGSAYIHASKDVEKLAASLEGDEKTGAKVVLKALEAPLFKIAANAGLEGAVIISKVKEGKAGFGFDALKEDYVDLVKAGILDPVKVTRSALQNATSVASTLLTTESLVADIKEAAPAAPAGMGAPGMGMM, encoded by the coding sequence ATGGCAAAAGAGATTAAATTTGGTACAGAGGCTAGAAAAGCACTTGAAGCTGGTGTTAATCAGCTTGCAGATACAGTTAGCGTAACTTTGGGACCTAAGGGAAGAAACGTAGTTCTTGACAAGAGCTATGGCGCACCACTTATTACCAATGACGGTGTTACAATTGCAAAAGAGATAGAGCTTCCTGATGAGTTTGAAAATATGGGAGCACAGCTTGTAAAGGAAGCTGCAACTAAGACCAACGATGTAGCAGGTGATGGTACAACTACAGCTACAGTTCTTGCTCAGGCTATGATAAATGAAGGTATGAAGAACCTCGCTGCGGGAGCTAACCCTATCATCCTTAGAAAAGGTATGAAGAAGGCTACTGAGTGTGCAGTAAAGGCTATTTCAAAGATGAGCTCTCCAGTAAAGGGAAAGGATCACGTACAGAGAATAGCTGCTATATCAGCAGGTGATGATGAAGTAGGAACACTTGTTGCAGATGCTATGGAAAAGGTAAGCAAGGACGGTGTTATCACTGTTGAAGAGAGCAAGACTATGAAGACTGAGCTTGACCTTGTAGAAGGTATGCAGTTTGACAGAGGTTATGTATCAGCATATATGTGCACAGATATGGATAAGATGGAAGCAGTTCTTGACAATCCATACATCCTTATCACAGATAAGAAGCTAAGCAACATTCAGGATATACTTCCACTTCTTGAGCAGATTGTACAGCAGGGAGCAAGACTCCTTATAATCGCTGAGGATGTTGAAGGTGAGGCTCTTACAACACTTGTAATCAACAAGCTTCGTGGTACCTTCAATGTAGTTGCAGTTAAGGCTCCTGGATATGGCGACAGAAGAAAAGAAATGCTTCAGGATATCGCTGTACTTACAGGCGGACAGGTAATTTCAAGCGAGGTAGGACTTGAGCTTAAGGATGCTACACTTGAGCAGCTTGGACGTGCTAAGAGCGTAAAGGTTCAGAAGGAAAATACAATTATAGTTGATGGCGAGGGCGATTCAGAGGCTATTAAGTCAAGAGTTGCTCAGATAAGAAGCCAGATAGAAGAAACAACCTCTGATTTTGACAGAGAGAAGCTTCAGGAAAGACTTGCTAAGCTTGCAGGCGGTGTTGCAGTTATCCGTGTAGGTGCGGCTACAGAAGCTGAAATGAAAGAGAATAAACTCCGTATGGAAGATGCTCTTGCAGCTACCAAGGCTGCTATAGAAGAAGGAATAATCGCAGGTGGTGGTTCAGCTTATATCCACGCTTCAAAGGATGTAGAGAAGCTTGCTGCTTCACTTGAAGGAGATGAGAAGACAGGTGCTAAGGTAGTTCTTAAGGCACTTGAGGCTCCACTATTTAAGATAGCTGCCAATGCAGGACTTGAAGGAGCAGTTATCATCAGCAAGGTAAAAGAAGGCAAGGCAGGATTTGGTTTTGATGCACTTAAAGAAGACTATGTAGACCTTGTAAAGGCTGGTATCCTTGACCCTGTAAAGGTAACAAGAAGTGCACTCCAGAACGCTACAAGCGTAGCTTCCACACTTCTTACCACAGAAAGCCTTGTGGCAGACATCAAAGAAGCTGCCCCAGCAGCCCCAGCAGGAATGGGCGCCCCAGGCATGGGAATGATGTAA
- the groES gene encoding co-chaperone GroES, whose protein sequence is MKLVPLGDRVVLKQIAAEETTKSGIILPDQAQEKPQQAEVVAVGPGGVIDGKEVSMQVKKGQKVIYSKYAGTNVKLENEEYIIVKQSDILAVVE, encoded by the coding sequence ATGAAATTAGTACCATTAGGCGACAGAGTTGTATTAAAGCAGATAGCGGCAGAAGAGACCACAAAGTCAGGTATTATATTACCTGATCAGGCTCAGGAGAAGCCACAGCAGGCTGAAGTTGTTGCTGTAGGTCCTGGCGGAGTAATAGACGGTAAAGAAGTAAGTATGCAGGTTAAAAAGGGACAGAAAGTTATTTATTCTAAATATGCAGGAACCAATGTAAAGCTTGAGAATGAAGAGTATATCATAGTTAAGCAGTCAGACATTCTTGCAGTTGTTGAATAA
- a CDS encoding nitroreductase family protein, with product MDFLKLARERYSCRQLSDKKVEKEKLDKIIEAGILAPTATNAQPYKIWLIESTEAKEKLAKANRYQFGAEVFFVVGAKEDEAWVRKFDNHNFAEVDATIVATHMMLEITELGLGTTWVGHFDAPLLKEEFPEMKGYELIAIFPVGYPAAEAKPSERHTVRRAVEEAVMVR from the coding sequence ATGGATTTTCTAAAACTGGCAAGAGAGAGATATTCCTGTAGACAGTTAAGTGATAAGAAGGTTGAAAAGGAGAAGCTTGATAAAATCATCGAAGCCGGCATACTTGCTCCAACTGCAACCAATGCGCAGCCTTACAAGATATGGCTTATAGAAAGCACTGAGGCTAAGGAAAAGCTTGCAAAGGCAAACAGATATCAGTTTGGAGCAGAAGTATTCTTCGTGGTTGGTGCCAAAGAGGATGAGGCCTGGGTAAGGAAGTTTGATAACCACAACTTTGCCGAGGTAGATGCCACCATAGTAGCTACACATATGATGCTTGAGATAACTGAGCTTGGACTGGGTACTACCTGGGTAGGACATTTTGATGCGCCTTTACTTAAGGAGGAATTTCCTGAGATGAAGGGATACGAGCTGATAGCCATCTTCCCTGTAGGCTATCCTGCTGCTGAGGCTAAGCCTTCCGAGAGACATACAGTAAGGAGGGCGGTGGAAGAAGCAGTAATGGTTCGGTAG
- the pckA gene encoding phosphoenolpyruvate carboxykinase (ATP), with translation MAKIDLTQYGITGTTEIVHNPSYDELFKEETKESLTGYEKGQVTELGAVNVMTGIYTGRSPQDKFIVMDENSKDTVWWTTPEYKNDNHPASKEAWDEVKKLAQEELSNKRLFVVDAFCGANKDTRMAVRFIVEVAWQAHFVTNMFIKPTAEELENFKPDFIVYNASKAKVENYKELGLNSETAVVFNITSREQVILNTWYGGEMKKGMFSMMNYYLPLKGMASMHCSANTDMDGKHTAIFFGLSGTGKTTLSTDPKRLLIGDDEHGWDDNGVFNFEGGCYAKVINLDKESEPDIYNAIRRDALLENVTVDASGKIDFKDGSTTENTRVSYPIDHIEKIVRPVSAAPAAENVIFLSADAFGVLPPVSILTPEQTQYYFLSGFTAKLAGTERGITEPTPTFSACFGQAFLELHPTKYAEELVKKMKKSGAKAYLVNTGWNGTGKRISIKDTRGIIDAILNGDVNKAATKKIPYFDFEVPTELPGVDTHILDPRDTYANASEWDEKAKDLAGRFIKNFAKYENNEAGKALVAAGPKL, from the coding sequence ATGGCAAAGATTGATTTAACACAGTATGGCATTACAGGAACAACAGAGATCGTTCACAACCCTTCTTATGATGAGCTCTTCAAAGAAGAGACCAAGGAGAGTCTTACAGGTTATGAAAAGGGACAGGTAACAGAGCTTGGCGCTGTTAACGTAATGACAGGTATTTACACAGGTCGTTCTCCTCAGGATAAGTTCATCGTTATGGATGAGAATTCTAAGGATACTGTATGGTGGACAACACCTGAGTATAAGAATGACAACCACCCTGCTTCAAAGGAAGCTTGGGATGAAGTTAAGAAGCTTGCTCAGGAAGAGCTTTCTAACAAGCGTCTTTTCGTAGTTGATGCATTCTGTGGTGCTAACAAAGATACAAGAATGGCAGTTCGTTTCATCGTTGAGGTTGCTTGGCAGGCTCACTTTGTAACCAACATGTTCATTAAGCCAACCGCAGAAGAGCTTGAGAACTTCAAGCCTGATTTCATCGTTTACAATGCTTCTAAGGCTAAGGTTGAGAACTATAAGGAGTTAGGCCTTAACTCTGAGACAGCTGTAGTATTCAACATCACAAGCCGTGAGCAGGTTATTCTCAATACCTGGTATGGCGGAGAGATGAAGAAGGGTATGTTCTCTATGATGAACTACTATCTTCCACTTAAGGGTATGGCTTCAATGCACTGCTCTGCTAATACAGATATGGACGGAAAGCATACAGCTATCTTCTTTGGTCTTTCAGGAACAGGTAAGACCACACTTTCAACAGATCCTAAGCGTCTCCTTATCGGTGATGATGAGCACGGCTGGGATGACAATGGAGTATTTAACTTCGAGGGTGGTTGCTACGCTAAGGTTATTAACCTTGACAAGGAATCTGAGCCTGATATCTACAATGCTATAAGAAGAGATGCTCTTCTTGAAAACGTAACTGTAGATGCAAGTGGCAAGATTGACTTTAAGGATGGAAGCACAACAGAGAATACTCGTGTATCTTATCCTATCGACCACATTGAGAAGATTGTACGCCCTGTATCAGCTGCTCCTGCTGCAGAGAACGTTATCTTCCTTTCAGCAGATGCTTTTGGAGTACTTCCTCCTGTATCTATCCTTACACCTGAGCAGACACAGTATTACTTCCTTTCAGGATTTACTGCTAAGCTTGCAGGTACAGAGCGTGGTATCACAGAGCCTACACCTACCTTCTCAGCTTGCTTCGGACAGGCTTTCCTTGAGCTTCACCCAACAAAGTATGCTGAAGAGCTCGTTAAGAAGATGAAGAAGAGCGGAGCTAAGGCTTATCTCGTAAATACAGGCTGGAACGGAACAGGCAAGAGAATATCCATCAAGGATACACGTGGTATCATCGATGCCATCCTTAATGGTGATGTAAACAAGGCTGCTACAAAGAAGATTCCTTACTTTGATTTTGAAGTTCCTACAGAGCTTCCAGGTGTTGATACACATATTCTTGACCCTAGAGATACTTATGCAAATGCTTCTGAGTGGGATGAGAAGGCAAAAGATCTTGCTGGAAGATTCATCAAGAACTTTGCCAAGTATGAGAACAACGAGGCTGGTAAGGCACTTGTTGCAGCAGGTCCTAAGCTTTAA